cggaagccgtaatttttatccgatttggctgaaatttaattttggacgtagtgttttgttataacttccaacaactgtgccaagtactattcaaatcggtctataatctgatatagctcccatataaaccgatcttctgatttgacttcttgagctactgggAGCCTcagtttttatcagatttggctgaaattttgcacatagtgttatgttatgactctcaacaactgttccaattaCGCTCTGAATCgctctaaaacctgatatagctcccttaaaaacccatctcccgatttgacttcttgagctcctggaagcctcagttttcatcagatttggctgaaattttgcacaaagtgttctgttatgactctcaacaactgtgccaagtacgatccaaattggtctgtaaccagatatagctcccatattttagcagaatccatggtggtgggttcacaagattcggcgcggccgaacttagcacgcttttacttgttttcatttggcACTACATATACGGTACCTTTTCAGGTTTTCGGTGATCTAAATAAGTATAATGCTCCCTGTGACAAAAAGCCACACCAAAAATCTCAAATTTATAAAAGGGGTAAAAAGTACTAACTAGAAATACAAAAAGTGTTCATTTAGTACCTTTTGGCGTTTCGCACTATATGGTACCTATTCGGGTTTTTGATGACTTAAACAGCACTAAATCTTGTACGAAAAGCACTATGTTGTCTTCCctggtggtggtggtaaaaaatttgtttccctaaaaaaaaaataagaaatttaacCCTTCCACCAAAAAGTTCATAAACCCAACAACAATTTGttaataagatatattttcaaaataatgtATCCCAAAGCATTGTTTAAACGTGACTTTGACTTCTTTTACTTTGTGGCCCCTACAACTGCCAACATCAAAAAATTGCTTCTCCTGGCGCGAAACCATAAAAGtaataacattttttaatatacCATTGATTGATTGTGGTTTTAGCACTCCCTAGGGATTAAACATAGGTTTCTTAAACCAAGCAAACACCCAAAAAAATGTAATCTATCTAATCGATGTTTGATAAACACCTCCCTCAATCAACCAATGTGCACCCATCCACCCCCCAGTGAAAAAGTCATTAAATGGAATAACTCAACTTTTTAGGAAATACCTTCCTTCGGCGATATGTTGGCTGTTGCGACCACATCGATGTCAAAGTCGATTTTCGATGTCTCTCATCCCTTTCAATGTTTAGATGTCGATTTGGGATCGTAAATTGAACGCGAGATAAGGATGGTGGAACCTccgtggttaaaaaaaaaaaaaaaataactctttgcaatttgaagtctgaacaaagaataatttttattttcattttaaatcttaaagaaaactaagttacaatataataaatgatgattaaagtaaaagctagatttcttggaattatacaataaaagttacaaaacaatttcttattaattAGTTGGTGTTCTTATTGCTAACAATGATATTGGTTATATgagacaaatatatttattggttattcagcgttaattatgacctaaatcaatagGTTAACGTTCTcggtggttttggtggagataataaggtgggtgtcgtaactggttttggtggagacaataaggtgggtgtcgtaactcCTCCCCCCTTAAGATAGAGCGACGGCCACAATGAAGATGTTGTGGTCGGAGTGATAGGCTGTGGAGGTGGAAAGTGGTGTTTGTACGTATTTTTTCGTTTAATGACAATGGTGAGTATGGTAATGACTACTATTGTGCatactaatgttgttgttgttgtgactgAGTGAACTGTTGTAGTGGTTATTTCCAGGTTGCTAATTCTGTTGTTGGTTAGAAAGTTGAAATCCTCGAGTTTTTGAAGACTAAGTATTTCGATTGTGGAGTTTACGGAAATGTTGCTGTTTGGTAACGGGGGTATGTGGAGTTGATCCCAATATGCATCGGTATCATCGTGGTATGTTATACCATTTATTGAGACGTCACAGTTCTGGAAACGCACAAGGGCTGTGTCTTTTACTGTGAGAGTTTTGATACTGCAAGTAGAATTTATTAGTGTCTCTGGTGAGtgaataaaaagtattaggttTTGTTCCACTTGTGTGATCGATTCCCTTTTTCCAACGTCACTAATTGGGCAATTTGCTTCTTTATTGTTTATTAAGTTtccaatacataacgagtatttGGTTTCTTCCTGTCGGATCGGTATACCGCAATAATATGTTCCTTCGATCGATGGGCAAAGTGTTTTGTGATGGTGTGTGGAATTTTCATTAAACAATATATATGGTTCTGTTATTATTAACTTAGTTATGTTTATTGGTAAAGGAATTATGTGGTATAGAAAATAGTCTTCTTCAGAGACATTCGGTACAAGAATAttaaaaatgatatttgtttCATTGTAGTAGGCTTGCATGCCTagcatttcataaatattttcgatagatctgacttcaatatttttttgttttaatttgacttCTATGTTTTCGAGTTCTTCCGGGCTGAGGAGGAATCTTGAAATTATATTTAGTTTTGACAGAACTACTGCCTCAGCTATGTTTGTTAAGTGGTGTGTTAGAAGGTCGATGTTGTAGTTTATCTGGTTGAGGTATTGTGTTTGTAATAGTATGTCCTCTTCCTGTTTTATTTTGTTAGTTGTGCTCAACATGTATCTTTCTATTGTGTGCTGTTCGTTATTTATGTGGGATGTTATGTTATTGAATCTTTCAATCATTTTAAAGTTGATTGAATGTTCGTGTGAAAGTGTATATGTAACGTTGTTTAGGTTTGAGTAAATGTTTTCTATCTGTTGATTTATTGTTCTAGCGTCTTGGTCATCCATGTTACCCGTTATGAATTTAATCACGGAACCTAGTCCATTTATTAGCCCTCTTCTCTGTCTTTTAATTGGGTATAATGCTAAAAACTTGGTCTTTAATTCTGCAAGTTTTAGCTTAGTTATTCTTACGATGTTaggttcaaatatatgtttCTCGAAAAGGTCAAGATTGTATTCTATAACGTCAATGTTTGTTTTGTAGTTTTCAAGATTAATGATGTGAATAAAGCTGTTGAGATTTGTGACGAATCTTGCGGGGCCTAAACGCAGTGGTAAAATGCTTTGGTGTGTTGGCAAGTTGTGTACCTCGATTATTTGTGCCTGAATTGAAGGAATTCTAAAAGTGAAAGATTAGTGTTAGTTTGTGTGAGGAGAGCGTGAGGGTAGTTCTGGTCAATGTTCTATCCCTAGTATATATTCATATTAATTTACTGaattattgtttatttgtttatttatgtacTAAACATGTAGTAATAGTATAGgacatttctttttctttttgcaaaggctataataattcttgatacaattaaaattttagtttttacttatttatttatttatttatttatttatttattttttttttttttttttttttattttttatgttgtttccTTAATCTACATTTATGTAATTTCTTTTGCCCTTTAGTAAGAATGGTAAATTTGCCATCTTTTTCAACTGTTTGCTTTGAATATCTAGGCGTCAATTTGTTTCTTCTTGATTCTTTCCTGAAAACGATTTGGCCATCAGTGACGTCTTCAGGATCCTCTCTAGAATCATTCAGGTTTTCGAttcttgtctttgttgtgtctcGGACATGTTTTTGAATTTCGGGGTATAGTTCGTCAAGGAAAGTATTTAGTTTCGTTAAATAGTCATGttcgtttgaaaaatttaatgtctTCATGAATTTGTATGGTCGTCCAAAAAATAACTCGTAGGGTGTGTGTTTGGTCGTGGAATGAATAGCGTTATTGTACGTTATCAATGTTTCAGACAGTATTTCCTCGTGTTCTGTTGAGAATCCCTTTTCCTTTCTCTTAGATAGTATTAGTCTGTATATTTCAGTAAGTGTGGAGTGTAACCTTTCTACAGGTGAATTACTGCTAGTCTGTTGGAAAGATGTAAAGTGTAATTCTATTTGGAATTGTCTGCAGAAATCTTTGAAGATGTTTGCAACGAATTCGGAGCCTTGGTCACAGACAACCATTTTGGGTATACCAAAGGAACTAATAAAATTCTTGAATGCTTTAAGAACCGTAATACTATTCCTGCAACTAAGTGCGTATCCGCAAGCAAATTTGGAACATTTGTCTATGACAGTCAGTATTTGATTATTGTTAATACTGTAGAGATCGATATGAAGTATTTCCAGGGGTTTTAATGGTGTTTCTGGAactaaaaatttcagttttgggGGATTCCTATCATATTTAAAGGTCTTACACTTCTCGCAATGGTTCAGTGTTTTGGTGATCTTATCTTTCATATTTAAGAAATAATATTTCCTCTTAAGGTGAGACAATGTCTCATTTATGCCTCTATGATTCGATCGTTCGTGGTAGTCGCGAATTATTTCCTCTTGTTTCtcctcagtcattatgtcctcAAGAATTTCGGTACACCTAATGAGACGGAATGTCTTAGcttgtgaaaaatatttggaataagTCAACTGTACTATTGCAAAGATTTCATCATTCGTGTAAATAGCCGTCTGCTTATTGGGGGGAAAGTATTCCTTAAATATGTCTAGCATGATTCCTTCGTTGAACTGCTCTCTACGCAAAATTCTCCTCTGTCTATTCCTAAAAATGTTCTCTATGGTCATGGGTGACCCTGTGCGATCCCTTTCGAAAATCACCTGTAGGTTGAATTCATTTAAAGGTCTCTCTGAAATGGGAATACCGTCATTCAAATTTTCGTCCGCGCTATGAATTGTGCTTGTGTTGTTGAAAAGTTCTTGTCTATTTTCTTCCAATGGTTCATTTATCTTTACTCGACTAAGAGCATCAGCGTTCGTGTTAAGCTTCCCTTTTTTATAGACAATCTCATAGTCGTATTCCTCCAATTTTAGTCGCCATCTAATCAATTTGGAGTTTGGTTCTTTCAGGTTCATTACCCAGGTGAGGGGTCTGtgatctgtaaaaattttgaactttcttCCAAAAAGGTACGGGCGGAAATACTTCACTGCCCAAACTATTGCCAGTAATTCCCTTTCTATTGTCGAATAATTGCATTCGCTCTGTGAGAGGGTGCGGCTCGCGAAACAAATTGGCTTGTCTCTACCTATATTACCCTGTGACAAAACAGCTCCCAATGCAATATTGCTAGCGTCTGTTGTGAGAATGAAGGGTTTAGTAAAGTCGGGATGCTGAAGGATGGGATCGTTCATCAGTAAATTTTTACATGTCTCAAATGCCTCGCTATACTTCTGGTCTATCTGGATGGTTGCTCCCTTTTTCAGGCATTGGGTGAGTGGTTTAGTGAGTTTGGCCAAATCTTTAATAAATTTGCGATAGTAACCCACGAGTCCAAGGAATGCCTTAATTTCCGTACGTGTCTTaggtaatggaaaattttttatggcatCGATCTTCGCCGGATTGGGTTTTATACCTTCAGAATTTATAATGTGCCCCAGGAAGGAGATCTCCTTTCTAAGAAACTCACATTTATCCATTTGGATCTTAAAATTGGCTTCCCTAAGTCTTCTGAATACCTGCGTTATACCCTCCAGGTGTTCTTGTAGTGAAGTGGAATATATGATTATATCATCTAGGTATACAAGGCATACCTTCCCTATGAGATCTTTTAGGATATTGTCCATTACCCGTTGGAAAGTGCTTGGGGCATTTTTTAGCCCGAAAGGCATTCTAGTAAACTCATAGTGCCCATTTTCCACGGTAAATGCCGTTTTCTGAATATGTCTAGGGTCCATCTCAATCTGGTGGAAACCGCTAGCTAGATCAAGGGTGGTGAAGTACATGCATCTGCCCAGTTTATCCAATATCTCATTTATATTTGGTATTGGATATCTGTCAGATATAGTCTTGTCGTTGACTTTTCTATAGTCTATCACCAATCTCCATTTCCTATTACCATGGATGTCTATCTTCTTAGGGACTATCCAGATTGGAGAGCTCCAGGGTGAGTAGCTATGTTGAATAATCCCTTGTTCTAACATCTTATTTATCTGAGTCTGAATCTCCTGCTTGTGCACGTATGGGTATCTGTACGACTTCGTGTATATGGGGATATCATCACTAGTGACTATCTTGTGTCTTATTTTACTTGTAAACGAAAGTGGCTCCCCTTCCCTATAAATAAGGTCACTGTATTCTGTACATACTTTTAAGAGTTTCTTTCGTTCTTCGCTATTAAGGTGACTTGTTCTCAATAAGTCGTTCAGGTGAGGTCCGGAAGGATGATCGAGTTCGTCCTCGCCATCATTACTAATTGCCAAGTTGAAATTATTCAGTTCTATAAAGTCGGTCTCGTCATACCGTCTCGCCACCAATGGGGCGTCTAACATAAATATCTGGTCTCCGTCAGATAAGTTTGTTATTTCGATAGAGCTGTACCCGTTCTCGACATTGTACAGACCAGAGCTAACGAAAAGCTTTGGTGCTAATTCAATGGGATTAATGTAGACAGTGCCATTCTGCTCATTGATAGGCAATTTTATCAGGGTTTTAGATTTAGCttgaatttctttaatttcgGTAGATTGATTTGTCTTGAAACTGATATTGTTGACAGCGTTTCCGGTAATTAAGGTTCTATTCGCAAGGTCAATTTTGGCTTTGAGTAAAAGAAGTGCATCCATGCCCAAAAGTCCGTCGAAGAAATTATGAAATCTAAAAATGAGGAATTTAAGGGATCCTGTTTGGTTGAACTCTGGAAATATTGGCAGGTCTACCTGTTTATCTATTTGGTaacttttaaagacagtagTAATAGTTACGGGGTCGCACTGAATTTGTTCCTTTGGCGAGACATATTCGGGGTTTATAAAAGAAGAGGATGCTCCCGTGTCTAGGAGAAATTTCAAAGGTTTGCCGCAGGGTAGAAGGATGGAAACGTATGGTAAGGTCGACGGGTGTTTAGTTGGATTTATGTAACCAATTGGCTGTTGGAGGCTgatctgaaaaaatttccagcgtcCTCAATATTGGTTGGCTCGTTATTATTGTGCCCGTTGTTGATAAATTCCTGCCGTCGGTGTAAGTTTTGATTTTCTACGAAATTGTTTGGGTCGTTGTCTAGGTACTTATCTAGCTGCCGATAATTGTTGGATGTGGTTGTCTCATGgaaattcagatttggattaaatCTAGTCTGTTGGCTAGGACTCGCTTTTATTCTTGGTATGTCGTGGTTCAAATGCCTGGGCTCATAAGGTTGGTATCTCGAGCTGTTTGGAAGATACTGAttcctgtttctattaaaatggACCTGAGGGGTGAAATTTCGGTCGAACTGGTTTGATTGGGGTCGCTTGTCCACTGGAGGCAAGTGTCTAGTATTCCCGTAATCCTGATTTCGTTGCCAATTCTGATTGCGATTCCTGTTCTGTTGAAAACGGTTCTCATACGGTCTGTACTGTGTATGGTATCCGACCCTATTTGTCTGTGGTGCCCTCTGGTATGATATATTCTGCTCCTTGACACAACAAGATAATGCCTCAGCCAGTGAACGCGGTTGCATCGCTCTTACCCTAGATCCAAGTGGTTCATTTAGGCCACTAAGGAAAGAGTTTAAACACATCTCGGAATAGAGGGATTTCTTTGCGTTTATTACTCCAGGGTCTTTTTCATGAATAAGTATGTTATTACAAAGAGAAGATTGAATTTCTATAATCTCTCTGTAGAATGGCTCGATAGCCTTATTATACTGCCTGACATTGTGTAAGTCTCTTATTAGGGATGTCTCAGTCCGTTTGTCTGAGTAGTGAAGTATGAGGTTATTCTTTATGTCATCCCAAATGAGTGGAGTTCCGTACATATTGAGGACCTCATTGGCCTGTCCCTCAATTTTGTTTCGTATGGCCCTTAGTAAAATCTGGCCATACGGAGTGTTGTCCGTGCCACGTATATATAATAGGATCTCCTCAACGTTATTGAGGAATTCGTACAGGAGTTTTTGGTTTCCGTCGAATTTAGGCAAATCCTTAATCGCGTCGGGGATTCTCAGTGAGTTGAAAATCTCGACCTGATTGGTTGCCGGGCCTTGAGTTGGTTGCgtcgattgattcatttgatctAAAATGGAACACGAGCTACCTTCAAAAGTGGTCAAATCACCTCCGTCAATAGTACTGTTAGAATTTGTGAGGGTCTGGTTACTTTTGTCAATACCTTCGTCCGGATCCTCTGCGAGGGATTCACTGTCTCTTCCGGCGATGGAGGTTAGGCTAGTAAATTTTCTCAATTTATAAGGGATAAATCGAAGTTTCTGTTTCTGATTCTTTTTGTCGGGCATAAGTACCGATATTTCTTGATTTCACAGTTTGTTCGCTTATATATATTCGAGAGAGAGGGGAAAAAACTTATATTTTGTCTATCTCTTCTTCTATCTAATAGAAGAAATTTGTGGACTATTGAGTAGTGGGTGCCACTATACAGATATTCCTTCTGTACTCCTGTCGAATAAGCCAATGATGATCATTCAAGGTCTATGACAAGGATCGACTTTCACTTCTCGGTCTGACCacacaaattcttctttttcttttttttttttttgttttgtcgatATACCTTCGACACTGTTCTAAAGGTtggtacagaaaaaaaaaattaaccttcAAATTGCGTTTAAAAGGTAAAGATGTTTCTTTAGAGTTTTTCACAActattccgatttttttttttttttttttttttttttttttttttttgatattatatttttcttaatttacttaaaataatcttagttccatttttatttatttttttttttttttttttttattattttcttttccacacacacacaaacacttacaTAAGCCCGATCAGGAAGTTAGTGATGCTCGTTCTCCTTGTTGATTTCGTCATGTTGTGATTTGTTGTGTCCTCCTAGGTTCCAGTGGATAAAGGGTTGATACCCACTATCTCGTTGTTGGCTTGATGTGTGTTTTCGTGTTTCCTCCAAGGGACAACGAGATTGTCCACTGAACTGCCGACTGCGCCAGATAAGGATGGTGGAACCTccgtggttaaaaaaaaaaaaaaaataactctttgcaatttgaagtctgaacaaagaataatttttattttcattttaaatcttaaagaaaactaagttacaatataataaatgatgattaaagtaaaagctagatttcttggaattatacaataaaagttacaaaacaatttcttattaattAGTTGGTGTTCTTATTGCTAACAATGATATTGGTTATATgagacaaatatatttattggttattcagcgttaattatgacctaaatcaatagGTTAACGTTCTcggtggttttggtggagataataaggtgggtgtcgtaactggttttggtggagacaataaggtgggtgtcgtaactcGCGCGTACAAATTACATTCTAAATAATTTATTGAATAAGGTCGCAAAACATAATTGACAATGTTTTATAGGCCAAGCGTAGAGGAAGTAGAAACATTTTTATGACCACAAGCTCGCAAATCCTAGCCTTGTCCATTGCCAACATGACTTACCAACCACCATCAACATCACTTGTATGCCATGCTGTCAAAAAATATATCCGCTGTCAAACTCAAAATAGAAACattcaaaggaaatttttggtTGGCATATCGGAAAGTATTGCAGGGACGGAGGGGGGCATTCTGTGTGAGGCCTTTAAAGGGCAGTTGGATGGACATGAATAGATCGAAGTGGAAAATTGGAGTCAAAACCCAATCAAA
The genomic region above belongs to Stomoxys calcitrans chromosome 5, idStoCalc2.1, whole genome shotgun sequence and contains:
- the LOC131997852 gene encoding uncharacterized protein LOC131997852, which encodes TFRIPSIQAQIIEVHNLPTHQSILPLRLGPARFVTNLNSFIHIINLENYKTNIDVIEYNLDLFEKHIFEPNIVRITKLKLAELKTKFLALYPIKRQRRGLINGLGSVIKFITGNMDDQDARTINQQIENIYSNLNNVTYTLSHEHSINFKMIERFNNITSHINNEQHTIERYMLSTTNKIKQEEDILLQTQYLNQINYNIDLLTHHLTNIAEAVVLSKLNIISRFLLSPEELENIEVKLKQKNIEVRSIENIYEMLGMQAYYNETNIIFNILVPNVSEEDYFLYHIIPLPINITKLIITEPYILFNENSTHHHKTLCPSIEGTYYCGIPIRQEETKYSLCIGNLINNKEANCPISDVGKRESITQVEQNLILFIHSPETLINSTCSIKTLTVKDTALVRFQNCDVSINGITYHDDTDAYWDQLHIPPLPNSNISVNSTIEILSLQKLEDFNFLTNNRISNLEITTTTVHSVTTTTTLPITPTTTSSLWPSLYLKGGGVTTPTLLSPPKPVTTPTLLSPPKPPRTLTY